The Nitrosomonas cryotolerans ATCC 49181 genome includes a window with the following:
- a CDS encoding HlyD family type I secretion periplasmic adaptor subunit encodes MKLLANETETRMDKSPADIASQVKTDETIHTRLGWWIVLAGVGGFLLWAFLAPLDKGVPLSGTVTVASNRKAVQHQTGGIIDRILVKEGERVSAGQVLLQMNDIQVRAQAEITRSQLYAARAIEARLLAERDEKDEIAFPAALLMLQDDPRIAGNLLIQKQLFISRKLSIRHELAALDENAAGLKVQLQGLQASQTSKQQQLQFLDEQLRGLRDLAKDGFVPRSRLLELERAAAQLNSEISTDIGNIGRIQRQIAEYKQHRIYRQQEYQKEIRQQLSDIQREAEGLNSRLMSQDFELANVLVKAPVDGIVVGMNVFTQGGVVGPGFLLMDIVPSEDMLVITGKVPVHLIDKVHTDLPVDLIFSAFNQNKTPHIPGIVTRVSADRLTDERTGDPYYNLEAKVTPEGVEQLAKLEVRAGMPVDVFIRTGERSLISYLLKPILDRMHSSMSEE; translated from the coding sequence ATGAAGCTTTTGGCTAATGAAACAGAAACCCGTATGGATAAGTCACCAGCTGACATAGCCAGTCAGGTGAAGACCGATGAAACCATACACACCCGGCTTGGCTGGTGGATTGTGCTGGCTGGCGTGGGCGGCTTCTTATTATGGGCTTTTCTTGCGCCACTGGATAAAGGGGTTCCTCTCTCTGGCACAGTGACTGTCGCCAGTAACCGCAAGGCGGTACAGCATCAAACCGGGGGCATTATTGACCGTATTTTAGTCAAAGAAGGAGAGCGCGTTAGTGCCGGCCAGGTATTACTGCAAATGAATGATATTCAAGTCAGGGCGCAAGCGGAAATTACGCGCAGCCAGCTTTATGCTGCCCGAGCCATAGAAGCCAGGCTACTCGCTGAACGGGATGAAAAAGATGAAATAGCGTTTCCAGCGGCATTATTAATGCTCCAGGATGACCCCCGTATCGCAGGCAATCTGCTCATACAGAAACAATTATTTATATCACGCAAATTGTCAATACGGCACGAACTGGCCGCTCTTGACGAAAATGCCGCTGGCTTAAAAGTGCAGCTACAGGGCCTTCAGGCATCCCAGACGAGTAAGCAGCAGCAGCTACAGTTTTTGGATGAACAGCTGCGCGGTTTGCGCGATCTGGCCAAAGATGGCTTTGTGCCACGCAGTCGTCTATTAGAGCTAGAGCGCGCCGCGGCTCAATTAAATAGCGAAATTTCTACCGATATCGGCAACATTGGTCGCATTCAACGCCAGATAGCAGAATATAAACAGCATCGTATTTATCGACAGCAAGAGTATCAGAAAGAAATCCGGCAGCAATTATCCGATATTCAGCGCGAGGCGGAGGGACTGAATAGCCGACTGATGAGCCAGGATTTCGAATTAGCCAACGTCCTCGTTAAAGCACCGGTTGACGGCATTGTGGTGGGGATGAATGTCTTCACGCAGGGCGGCGTCGTAGGACCCGGCTTTCTTCTGATGGATATCGTCCCAAGCGAAGATATGCTGGTCATCACCGGAAAGGTACCGGTTCACCTGATCGACAAGGTTCACACGGACCTGCCAGTGGATTTAATTTTCTCTGCCTTTAATCAAAACAAAACACCGCATATCCCCGGTATTGTCACCCGGGTATCTGCTGATCGTCTGACTGATGAGCGTACCGGCGACCCTTACTATAATCTGGAAGCCAAGGTAACACCGGAAGGAGTTGAGCAGCTTGCCAAGCTTGAAGTACGGGCAGGTATGCCAGTCGATGTTTTTATTAGAACTGGCGAACGCTCATTAATCAGCTATCTGCTTAAACCTATCCTGGATCGCATGCATTCATCCATGAGTGAAGAATAA
- a CDS encoding type I secretion system permease/ATPase: MKSKFKIPKNEIAQTLTSFKHAFRTVGVFSAVINMLMLMPAIYMLQLYDSVITSRNEMTLLMLTLIMLGAYIFMGALEFVRSFVLIRIGAQLDVKLNKRVYTAAFEESLKRGGGNAGQALKDLTNLRQFLTGNALFAFFDAPWFPIYLLVIFMFHPWLGTFALCGTAILITLAYVNEKISHKPLTEASSMAVASTTLATNNLRNAEVIEAMGMLPNLQTRWYQLHSRFLNLQADASEKAGIVGAITKFTSVSLQSLVLGLGALLVLDDIISPGMMIAASILMGKALAPVQQLISTWKQLGSTRSAYERLTQLLEDNPAREPGMTLPKPKGAISVENVTAAPPGVSVPVIKGLNFSLAPGDVLGIIGPSGSGKSTLARLLVGVWPAANGKVRLDGADIYMWNKDELGPHVGYLPQDIELFSGTITENIARFGEIDSEKTIQASQLAGVHQMILNMPKGYDTVLGDGGAGLSGGQKQRIGLARALYGDPSLIVLDEPNSNLDDVGEQALLAAIVELRQHGKTIILITHRTNIISVTSKLLLLREGMAQMFGPSDQVLAALAKQQQQALQEKQAAKKETTQQQAIQTVNIAGQKTP; this comes from the coding sequence ATGAAATCGAAATTTAAAATTCCTAAAAATGAAATTGCGCAGACGTTAACCAGCTTTAAACATGCTTTTCGCACAGTCGGCGTTTTCAGCGCGGTGATTAACATGCTGATGCTCATGCCTGCCATCTATATGCTGCAATTGTATGACAGCGTCATAACCAGCCGCAATGAAATGACCCTGCTGATGCTGACACTGATCATGCTGGGCGCTTATATTTTCATGGGTGCGCTGGAATTTGTGCGTAGCTTCGTGCTCATTCGTATCGGGGCACAGCTCGATGTCAAACTGAATAAACGGGTTTATACCGCCGCTTTTGAAGAAAGCCTGAAACGAGGCGGGGGTAATGCGGGACAGGCATTAAAGGATTTAACCAATTTACGCCAATTCCTTACCGGAAATGCACTGTTTGCTTTCTTTGATGCTCCCTGGTTTCCCATTTATCTGCTAGTCATCTTCATGTTTCATCCCTGGCTGGGCACTTTTGCTTTATGCGGCACAGCCATTTTGATCACACTTGCTTACGTCAACGAAAAAATCTCACATAAGCCTTTGACAGAAGCCAGTTCGATGGCCGTTGCATCAACGACACTGGCCACTAACAATTTACGTAATGCCGAAGTCATTGAAGCCATGGGAATGTTGCCCAATCTGCAAACACGCTGGTATCAATTACACAGTCGCTTCCTGAACCTTCAGGCCGATGCGAGTGAAAAAGCCGGCATTGTTGGCGCCATTACAAAATTCACTTCGGTTTCGTTACAATCCCTTGTGCTGGGACTGGGCGCTTTATTGGTTCTGGATGACATCATTTCACCCGGCATGATGATTGCCGCTTCCATTCTGATGGGCAAGGCACTGGCACCCGTACAGCAACTGATCAGCACATGGAAACAACTTGGCAGTACGCGCAGCGCTTATGAGCGCCTGACCCAACTACTGGAAGACAATCCTGCCCGTGAGCCCGGAATGACATTGCCCAAGCCAAAGGGGGCTATTTCAGTTGAGAATGTAACCGCGGCACCACCCGGTGTTTCGGTGCCGGTCATCAAGGGACTCAATTTCTCACTGGCCCCAGGTGACGTATTGGGCATCATCGGTCCCAGTGGATCCGGGAAATCAACACTGGCACGCTTACTGGTCGGCGTATGGCCCGCTGCAAATGGCAAGGTGCGCCTGGATGGCGCTGATATCTATATGTGGAACAAGGATGAATTAGGACCACACGTTGGCTATCTCCCGCAGGATATCGAATTATTCAGTGGCACAATTACAGAGAATATTGCCCGTTTTGGTGAGATTGATTCAGAAAAAACCATTCAGGCATCCCAGCTAGCCGGCGTACATCAAATGATTCTGAATATGCCCAAAGGTTATGACACGGTGCTGGGCGATGGCGGCGCAGGACTCTCCGGTGGACAAAAACAGCGTATCGGACTGGCCCGTGCCCTATATGGCGATCCGTCATTGATCGTATTGGACGAACCCAATTCAAATTTGGACGATGTCGGCGAACAAGCGCTCCTGGCAGCCATTGTGGAGTTACGCCAACACGGCAAAACCATTATATTAATTACGCATCGAACCAACATCATTAGCGTCACCAGCAAACTGTTATTGTTGCGAGAGGGCATGGCGCAGATGTTTGGCCCCAGCGATCAGGTATTAGCCGCATTAGCGAAACAACAACAGCAGGCTCTTCAGGAAAAACAAGCCGCTAAAAAAGAAACAACGCAGCAGCAGGCCATTCAAACCGTAAATATAGCTGGCCAGAAAACCCCGTAA
- a CDS encoding Crp/Fnr family transcriptional regulator, producing MTEQDKKLLVSMGNDATSPPSQDKSVIPVQAGNKVNITINLRHIPLLEKLSPDEMNQIKKELSLRYYARREMIIKKDAQGDNLLFLLSGRLQAIELTDEGRAIGLSLLSPGDFFGETALINQSSYTASVVALSKALVAFLPGKIALHLFTHSPSVAHQIQSHLAKKVQRDHKFRALLSINNTAKRILGFLVLMKQKTTEKQESVENLPTHQEIANMINTSRETVTRTLLALAHQGIIRKDAHRLIIVNPEALKKLVKSPEKPEN from the coding sequence ATGACAGAACAGGATAAAAAATTACTCGTTTCGATGGGGAATGACGCGACATCACCCCCATCACAGGATAAGTCGGTTATTCCCGTGCAGGCCGGAAATAAAGTAAATATCACGATTAATCTGCGTCATATTCCACTACTGGAAAAATTGTCTCCCGACGAAATGAATCAGATTAAAAAGGAATTGAGTCTTCGATATTATGCACGGCGAGAAATGATTATCAAAAAAGATGCCCAAGGTGACAATCTGTTATTTCTGTTATCGGGCAGACTGCAGGCCATTGAATTAACCGATGAAGGAAGAGCTATCGGATTAAGTCTATTGTCACCCGGTGATTTTTTTGGCGAAACCGCACTGATTAATCAATCATCATATACGGCCTCGGTCGTGGCTTTAAGCAAGGCATTGGTCGCCTTTCTACCCGGGAAAATAGCGTTGCACCTCTTCACGCATTCACCTTCGGTCGCCCACCAGATTCAGTCTCATCTGGCAAAAAAAGTACAGCGCGATCATAAATTCCGTGCTTTGCTCAGTATTAATAATACAGCCAAACGTATTCTCGGTTTCCTGGTGCTCATGAAACAGAAGACTACTGAAAAACAGGAATCAGTAGAAAATCTGCCCACTCATCAGGAAATTGCAAACATGATCAACACCAGTCGTGAAACGGTCACCAGAACATTGCTGGCGTTGGCACATCAAGGCATTATTCGCAAGGATGCACACCGTCTGATTATTGTAAATCCGGAAGCATTAAAGAAGCTGGTAAAAAGCCCGGAAAAGCCTGAAAATTAA
- a CDS encoding NAD-dependent epimerase/dehydratase family protein: MLERQAGVLGATSLVGECLLRQLAQDKWRVTAFSRRPVTQSHAQISWRQLDSPAQIRAHSGPHKKIAMWLCIAPIWILPAYFSLLLAHGARRIIVLSSTSRFTKNNSPDPGEQAIAQRLADNETQLSSWAAANEIEWIILRPTLIYGYGRDKNITEIARFIRRFGFFPLLGTAHGLRQPIHAEDVAAACLAALTAHHVSNRAYNLTGLEKLSYRDMVQRIFTALGQRPRLLTVSPYFFQLAIKGLRWLPRYRHWTPAMAERMNTDLVFDDSDTRRDLHFSPRPLNLTIKELITRS; the protein is encoded by the coding sequence ATGCTTGAACGGCAGGCAGGCGTACTCGGTGCCACGAGTCTGGTGGGCGAATGCTTATTGCGTCAATTGGCACAAGATAAATGGCGGGTGACCGCTTTTTCGCGCCGTCCGGTTACACAATCCCATGCTCAAATTAGCTGGCGACAACTGGATAGTCCTGCTCAAATCAGGGCTCATTCTGGCCCGCACAAGAAAATCGCCATGTGGCTTTGTATCGCGCCAATTTGGATATTACCAGCCTATTTCAGTCTATTACTCGCGCACGGTGCACGACGCATTATCGTATTGTCATCTACCAGTCGTTTTACCAAAAATAATTCTCCTGATCCAGGCGAACAGGCAATAGCGCAGCGCCTGGCAGATAATGAAACGCAGCTTAGCAGCTGGGCGGCTGCCAATGAGATAGAATGGATCATTCTACGCCCCACACTGATTTATGGTTATGGACGTGATAAAAATATCACCGAAATAGCCCGTTTTATTCGTCGTTTTGGTTTTTTCCCGTTGCTGGGAACCGCTCACGGATTACGTCAGCCCATCCATGCCGAAGACGTGGCGGCAGCCTGTTTAGCAGCACTCACTGCGCACCATGTGAGCAATCGGGCTTATAATCTTACAGGCTTGGAAAAGCTCAGTTATCGCGACATGGTGCAGCGGATCTTTACTGCATTGGGCCAACGCCCCCGTCTATTGACTGTGTCCCCTTATTTCTTTCAACTGGCAATAAAAGGGTTACGCTGGTTACCCCGCTATCGACATTGGACACCCGCAATGGCAGAGAGAATGAATACCGATCTGGTGTTTGATGATTCTGATACGAGACGAGATCTGCATTTTTCCCCCCGACCACTTAATCTCACGATCAAAGAGCTGATCACCAGAAGCTGA
- a CDS encoding glycosyltransferase family 2 protein, whose product MRITWKNCFNTEKQAYLPVSVVIVNHNAGLLLITCIQAALRQAAQIIVVDNASSDASLAALSSHFSAESRLTVIRNTHNAGFAAGCNQGLHVATAPYILFLNPDCILAENTLKHLLRVLESDPCIGMTGGRLINPDGTEQGGGRRAIPTPWRSFVRAFGLYRLGKYWPRLFPDFHLHQQSLPRTPIEVEAISGALMLTRQTTIREIGLWDEHYFLHCEDLDWCMRFRQKNWKIYFVPDAPALHYQGTCSRTRPFFVAWHKHKGMLRFYQKFFRHQYPGLLMWLVAWGIWLRFGGLVLLYGVRHLYQQLRTKHA is encoded by the coding sequence ATGCGTATTACATGGAAAAACTGCTTCAATACTGAAAAGCAAGCTTACTTGCCCGTATCCGTTGTGATCGTCAATCATAATGCCGGGCTGTTATTAATTACCTGCATTCAAGCTGCACTCAGACAAGCCGCTCAGATCATCGTTGTTGATAATGCATCGTCCGATGCAAGCCTGGCTGCATTAAGCAGCCATTTTTCTGCAGAAAGCCGCCTGACAGTGATCCGCAATACTCATAACGCTGGTTTTGCTGCGGGCTGCAATCAAGGATTGCACGTAGCCACGGCGCCTTATATTTTGTTCCTTAATCCGGATTGCATCCTTGCAGAAAACACACTCAAGCACCTGCTTCGCGTGCTTGAATCCGACCCATGCATCGGTATGACAGGTGGAAGACTCATCAATCCGGATGGCACCGAACAGGGTGGCGGACGGCGCGCGATTCCAACACCGTGGCGTTCTTTCGTACGTGCCTTTGGTTTATACCGTTTGGGGAAATATTGGCCGCGTCTGTTTCCTGACTTTCATTTACATCAACAGTCCCTGCCTCGCACACCCATTGAAGTAGAAGCCATTTCGGGCGCATTGATGCTGACACGACAGACCACCATCAGGGAAATCGGCCTCTGGGATGAGCATTATTTTCTTCATTGTGAGGATCTCGATTGGTGCATGCGTTTCAGACAAAAGAACTGGAAGATCTACTTTGTACCCGATGCGCCCGCCTTGCATTATCAGGGTACCTGTAGTCGCACACGTCCGTTTTTTGTTGCCTGGCACAAACACAAGGGCATGTTGCGCTTTTACCAGAAATTCTTCCGTCATCAATACCCCGGATTATTAATGTGGCTAGTCGCATGGGGTATATGGCTGCGCTTCGGCGGCCTGGTCCTGCTTTATGGCGTTCGACACCTCTATCAGCAGCTCAGAACAAAACATGCTTGA
- a CDS encoding glycosyltransferase family 2 protein, giving the protein MTHPFFSIVIVNYNAGIMLANVITALSKQTYSHFEVVIIDNHSADESWRIATNAPFPCRLVRLQHNIGFAAANNLAIAHHIQSDWVFLLNPDAYPEPECLQIIADSILRIPDVDCFACTLIDANHPAQLDGIGDTYHVSGLHWRCSHGAQHSAIPEKPIEIFSACAAAALYRTATFRQLDGFDETYFAYSEDVDLGFRLRLAGGTSLLLPDARVHHVGSGITGRSSDFSIYHGHRNLTWTFIKNVPTPLMFLLLPIHLVMTLYMGLSFATSGHLSLYARAKWDALRQLGPRLAQRKKNQRQRVCSCLDLLRMMSWLPRGFLTTAKKRTHTEDRVP; this is encoded by the coding sequence ATGACACATCCTTTTTTCTCAATTGTCATCGTCAACTATAACGCCGGCATCATGCTCGCCAATGTAATCACCGCGTTATCAAAACAAACCTACTCGCATTTTGAGGTCGTCATCATCGACAATCATAGTGCGGATGAATCCTGGCGCATTGCCACTAATGCGCCCTTTCCCTGTCGCCTGGTGCGTCTGCAGCATAATATCGGTTTTGCGGCCGCAAATAACCTCGCCATCGCGCACCATATTCAGAGCGACTGGGTATTTTTACTCAACCCGGACGCTTATCCTGAACCAGAATGTCTTCAGATAATCGCGGATAGCATCCTACGGATACCCGATGTCGACTGCTTTGCGTGTACCTTAATTGACGCCAACCACCCGGCACAACTGGATGGAATCGGTGATACTTATCATGTCTCCGGGCTTCATTGGCGCTGTAGTCATGGCGCGCAGCACTCAGCCATTCCCGAAAAACCCATCGAGATCTTCTCGGCTTGCGCCGCCGCAGCCTTGTATCGCACTGCCACTTTTCGCCAACTAGACGGCTTTGATGAAACCTATTTTGCTTATTCCGAAGATGTCGATCTGGGCTTCCGTTTGCGTTTGGCAGGCGGAACCAGCCTGTTATTGCCCGATGCCAGGGTACATCATGTGGGTTCCGGCATTACCGGCCGATCGAGTGATTTCTCCATCTATCACGGACACCGCAATCTTACCTGGACTTTTATCAAGAATGTGCCGACACCGCTGATGTTTCTTCTACTGCCGATTCATTTGGTTATGACGCTTTATATGGGGCTGTCTTTTGCTACTTCCGGCCACCTCAGTCTCTATGCCCGGGCGAAATGGGATGCACTCAGACAGTTAGGCCCTCGATTGGCACAACGCAAAAAAAATCAGCGCCAGCGGGTCTGCTCCTGCCTTGATCTGCTACGCATGATGTCCTGGCTACCCCGCGGTTTTCTGACAACGGCTAAAAAACGCACACACACAGAAGACCGAGTGCCTTAG